A window of the Helianthus annuus cultivar XRQ/B chromosome 4, HanXRQr2.0-SUNRISE, whole genome shotgun sequence genome harbors these coding sequences:
- the LOC118491192 gene encoding uncharacterized mitochondrial protein AtMg00810-like, giving the protein MSLPEGYFSQNESKMRKLTKSLYGLKQAPRMWNEKLVGVLLELGFNQSKSDYSLFVKSINSALIILLVYVDDIIVTGNDANEINNVKELLKSKFMIKDLGLLKYFIGIEVIRSQFGICLSQRKYCMELLTEFGLSGCKPVNTPIGQHFAVMNFCKKDESVLTNITGYQRLVGKLIYLYHTRPDISHSVQFLSQFMHKPTNSHMQLALRVLRYLKRSPGKGILLSKGTSFHLTAFADSDWGKCLDSRRSVTGFCIFLGNSLVSWKSKKHGTVSRSSAEAEYRAMCATTCEIMWLLNILKELKVPINLPIELFCDNTAAISIAANPVFHDRTKHFEIDLFFLREKISARIIKTVATESNKQLADVFTKGLLANQHDMMCSLLKMHDMFGH; this is encoded by the coding sequence ATGAGTTTGCCAGAAGGGTATTTTTCACAAAATGAATCCAAAATGCGTAAATTAACTAAATCTTtgtatggattgaagcaagctcctagaATGTGGAATGAAAAACTAGTAGGTGTGTTGCTTGAGCTAGGTTTCAATCAAAGCAAGAGTGACTATTCTTTGTTTGTTAAATCCATAAACTCTGCTCTTATCATATTGTTAGtatatgtcgatgacattatcgtGACAGGTAATGATGCAAATGAGATTAACAATGTAAAAGAATTGTTAAAATCGAAGTTTATGATTAAGGATCTTGGGTTGCTAAAATACTTTATTGGCATTGAAGTCATTAGATCACAATTTGGTATATGTTTATCTCAAAGAAAGTATTGTATGGAATTATTGACTGAGTTTGGTCTTAGTGGTTGCAAGCCCGTTAACACACCTATAGGTCAACATTTTGCGGTTATGAACTTTTGCAAAAAGGATGAAAGTGTCTTAACAAATATAACTGGCTATCAAAGATTGGTTGGTAAACTTATTTACTTGTATCACACTCGTCCTGATATATCACACTCTGTGCAATTCTTAAGTCAATTCATGCATAAACCCACTAACTCCCACATGCAACTAGCTCTGCGTGTGCTTCGGTATCTTAAAAGGTCCCCAGGTAAGGGCATTCTATTGAGCAAAGGTACTTCTTTCCATCTTACTGCTTTTGCCGACTCTGATTGGGGTAAGTGTTTAGATTCTAGAAGGTCAGTTACTGGATTCTGTATCTTTTTGGGTAATTCCTTAGTCTCCTGGAAAAGCAAGAAACATGGGACTGTTTCTAGATCCTCTGCAGAAGCCGAGTACAGGGCTATGTGTGCTACTACTTGTGAGATCATGTGGTTGCTAAACATCCTCAAAGAATTGAAAGTCCCAATCAACTTACCCATAGAACTTTTCTGTGACAATACTGCTGCTATTTCTATAGCAGCTAACCCTGTGTTTCATGATAGAACTAAACATTTTGAAATTGATTTATTTTTTCTTCGTGAAAAGATTTCTGCTCGCATAATCAAAACTGTCGCTACTGAATCTAACAAACAATTAGCAGATGTCTTCACTAAAGGTCTCTTGGCAAACCAACATGACATGATGTGTAGTTTGTTAAAGATGCATGATATGTTTGGTCATTga
- the LOC110937733 gene encoding tubulin-folding cofactor D has protein sequence MAARGAEDKAKPSIAVEQMEEDDEHDAKEVVLQRYFLQEWKLVKSILDNIVSNGRVVDLSSVRKIRSIMDKYQEQGQLLEPYLESIVSPLMFIVRTKTIELGADSKELVKIIKPLCIIIYTLVTVCGYKAVIRFFPHQVSDLEPAVSLLEKCHGTNTGTALRQESTGEMETKCVILLWLSILVLVPFDISSVDTSIVNNQSVDANEPPPLVARILKISKEYLSSAGPMQTIAGLLLSKLLTRPDMSPAFTSFIEWSHEVLSSATEDVIHHFRLLGAVETLAAIFKTGSRKALLDIVPVVWNDTSVLIKSIPAARSPLLRKNLIKLAQRMGLTCLPHRPTTWRYVGKHSTLGENISQNSSQADPNSLVPNSGSSNTGHDCSLQEEEMDVPDIIEEFIELLLSGLKDTDTVVRWSAAKGIGRITSRLTYTLAEEVFLSVLELFSPGEGDGSWHGGCLALAELARRGLLLPVSLPKVVPVVIKALHYDVRRGPHSVGSHVRDAAAYVCWAFGRAYNHTDMKGILDELAPHLLIIACYDREVNCRRAAAAAFQENVGRQGNYPHGIDIVNTADYFALSSRVNSYLNVAVSIAEYDGYLYPFMDELLSNKISHWEKGLRELASNALSSLVKYDPEYSANFVLEKLIPCTLATDLCMRHGATLAVGELVLALNNCGYTLPNDKQKGVAGVVPAIEKARLYRGKGGEIMRAAVSRFIECISIVNITLTEKTKRSLLETINENLRHPNAQIQSAANEAFKHFVPTYFAKMDDKGTFDITLKYLDQLNDANVAVRRGSALALGVLPFEFLASRWKIVLQKLCKSCAIEDNPEDRDAEARVNAVKGLVSVCETLTSTTDYSGLQPHDDTSLFLTIKTEVMQSLFNALEDYSVDNRGDVGSWVRTAAMNGLEKCTYILSKRDKIHGNESLFDANIATNLVGGLVKQAVEKMDRLRDVAAKILQRILYSEVVFVSQIPYRETLEKIVPSEEELKWGVPSCSFPRFIRLLQFGCYSKYIMSGLVISIGGLEDSLKKAALGALLDYVQAIKVNDESETNSRELSISDDILWVLQKYKRRDRVIIPTLKTIDILFSKGILLHMEAQTKIFCGGVVECLTTELKGTKDFAKLYAGIAILGYIASISEPVNIQAFSYLVSFLTHRYPKIRKACAEQVYLVLIQNGDLVAEENLETAIEIVSECCWEGDVEEAKRQKLKLCGLANLEAGQFVTHSSRTSSKAPQHKAKPDDENASYSSLVGSAGF, from the exons ATGGCGGCAAGAGGAGCAGAAGATAAAGCAAAACCTTCGATAGCGGTTGAACAAATGGAAGAAGATGACGAACACGATGCAAAAGAGGTTGTCCTTCAGAGATACTTTCTACAGGAATGGAAACTCGTCAAGTCTATACTCGACAACATCGTTTCCAACGGCCGTGTTGTAGATCTCTCATCCGTTCGCAAGATCCGATCAATT ATGGATAAATATCAGGAACAAGGACAACTGTTGGAACCATACCTGGAGAGCATAGTTTCTCCCTTGATGTTTATTGTTCGAACGAAAACAATCGAGCTAGGCGCGGATTCCAAAGAACTTGTTAAAATAATCAAGCCTTTATGTATTATAATATATACTTTGGTCACAGTTTGTGGTTACAAAGCCGTAATCAGGTTCTTTCCACATCAAGTTTCCGATTTAGAACCAGCGGTGTCTCTTTTAGAGAAATGCCATGGCACAAATACAGGAACAGCATTGAGGCAAGAAAGTACAGGAGAAATGGAGACCAAATGTGTTATATTATTGTGGCTATCTATACTTGTATTGGTTCCTTTTGATATATCATCTGTGGATACAAGTATTGTAAATAATCAATCTGTGGATGCAAATGAACCACCTCCGTTAGTGGCTAGGATACTAAAGATCTCCAAAGAGTACCTTTCAAGCGCGGGTCCCATGCAAACGATAGCTGGCTTGCTTCTTTCTAAGCTTCTAACGCGTCCAGATATGTCGCCTGCTTTCACCAG CTTTATTGAATGGAGTCATGAAGTTCTATCATCTGCCACAGAAGATGTAATACATCATTTCCGATTACTTGGTGCTGTAGAAACTCTTGCTGCTATTTTTAAG ACTGGAAGCCGGAAAGCATTACTTGATATTGTACCTGTTGTATGGAATGACACATCAGTCTTGATAAAGTCAATCCCTGCAGCCCGTAGTCCTTTACTTCGCAAAAATTTAATAAAACTTGCACAACGAATGGGGCTCACTTGTCTGCCTCATCGTCCAACAACTTGGCGTTATGTG GGTAAACATAGTACACTTGGAGAAAATATATCACAAAATTCATCACAAGCGGATCCAAATAGTCTTGTACCAAATTCTGGCTCATCCAATACAGGCCATGATTGTTCTCTTCAAGAAGAAGAAATGGATGTTCCTGATATTATTGAAGAGTTCATCGAGTTACTATTGTCTGGCTTAAAAGATACA GATACTGTTGTTCGTTGGTCTGCTGCAAAAGGTATTGGTCGTATAACTTCTCGTCTCACATATACTCTAGCAGAGGAAGTCTTCTTGTCTGTATTGGAGTTGTTTTCACCTGGTGAG GGTGACGGATCATGGCATGGTGGATGTCTGGCATTGGCTGAGTTAGCTCGTAGAGGACTGCTCTTACCTGTTAGCCTACCTAAAGTTGTACCTGTTGTTATAAAG GCACTGCATTATGATGTAAGAAGGGGCCCACATAGCGTTGGATCTCATGTCCGTGATGCAGCTGCTTATGTTTGTTGGGCTTTCGGTCGTGCATATAATCACACTGACATGAAGGGAATACTGGATGAGCTGGCACCACATCTTTTAATAATTGCATGTTATGACCGTGAG GTTAATTGTAGAAGAGCAGCTGCAGCTGCTTTTCAGGAAAATGTTGGTAGACAAGGAAATTATCCTCATGGAATCGACATCGTGAATACGGCTGATTATTTCGCACTTTCTTCTCGAGTAAATTCCTATCTTAATGTTGCCGTAAGTATAGCCGAATATGATGGTTACCTTTATCCATTCATGGATGAACTTTTATCCAACAAGATTTCTCACTGG GAAAAAGGATTAAGAGAACTTGCATCAAATGCTTTATCCAGTCTTGTGAAATATGATCCGGAATATTCCGCAAATTTTGTGCTCGAGAAATTAATTCCATGCACTCTTGCTACTGATTTATGCATGCGTCATGGTGCAACATTGGCAGTTGGTGAGCTTGTGTTAGCTCTAAATAACTGTGGTTATACTCTTCCAAACG ATAAGCAGAAAGGCGTTGCTGGTGTGGTACCTGCTATTGAGAAAGCACGATTATACCGTGGAAAAGGTGGAGAGATAATGCGTGCTGCAGTTTCTCGGTTCATTGAGTGTATTTCTATCGTTAACATAACATTAACagaaaaaacaaaaagaagtCTGCTTGAAACCATTAATGAGAATTTGAGGCATCCTAACGCTCAAATACAG AGTGCTGCCAATGAAGCTTTCAAACATTTTGTTCCAACTTACTTTGCAAAAATGGATGATAAAGGAACTTTTGATATTACCCTTAAGTACCTAGATCAGTTAAATGATGCGAATGTAGCTGTGAGAAGGGGATCTGCATTGGCATTAGGGGTTTTGCCCTTTGAGTTTCTTGCTTCAAGATGGAAAATAGTGCTTCAAAAACTATGCAAATCTTGTGCGATCGag GATAACCCAGAAGATAGGGATGCTGAAGCACGGGTAAACGCTGTTAAAGGACTTGTATCAGTGTGTGAAACTCTAACTTCAACTACAGATTATTCTGGTTTACAACCACATGATGACACATCTCTATTTCTCACAATAAAAACCGAAGTAATGCAGAGTTTGTTCAACGCTTTGGAAGATTACTCTGTTGATAACAGAGGTGATGTGGGCTCATGGGTTCGTACAGCTGCCATGAATGGGCTTGAGAAATGCACATACATTTTATCCAAGAGAGATAAAATACATGGAAATGAATCGCTTTTTGATGCTAATATTGCAACTAATTTAGTTGGAGGCCTTGTGAAACAAGCGGTTGAAAAGATGGACAGATTAAGAGATGTGGCGGCAAAAATTCTTCAAAGAATTTTATACAGTGAAGTCGTTTTTGTTTCTCAAATACCTTACAGAGAAACACTAGAAAAAATTGTTCCTAGTGAAGAGGAATTGAAGTGGGGG GTACCCAGTTGTTCTTTCCCTCGGTTCATTCGGCTACTTCAGTTTGGTTGTTACAGTAAATATATTATGTCTGGTTTAGTAATTTCGATCGGTGGATTAGAAGATTCTTTAAAAAAGGCTGCACTTGGTGCTTTGTTAGATTACGTTCAAGCTATTAAAGTTAACGATGAGAGCGAAACGAACTCCAGAGAGTTGAGTATATCTGATGACATACTTTGGGTTCTTCAGAAGTATAAAAGACGTGACCGAGTTATAATTCCAACCTTGAAG ACTATAGATATTCTCTTCAGCAAAGGCATCTTATTACACATGGAG GCTCAGACTAAAATATTTTGTGGGGGTGTTGTGGAGTGTTTGACCACTGAGCTGAAAGGAACGAAGGACTTTGCCAAGTTATATGCTGGAATCGCAATACTTGGATACATTGCATCGATTTCTGAACCAGTTAATATCCAAGCTTTCTCTTATCTTGTGTCTTTCCTTACCCATCGATATCCCAAG ATACGGAAGGCTTGTGCTGAACAAGTTTATCTGGTTCTTATCCAAAATGGGGATCTTGTGGCGGAGGAGAATTTAGAAACTGCAATTGAAATAGTGTCTGAATGTTGTTGGGAAGGGGACGTGGAGGAAGCAAAACGCCAAAAGCTTAAGCTGTGTGGTTTAGCCAATTTAGAGGCGGGGCAATTTGTTACGCATAGCTCACGGacatcttcaaaagcaccgcaacATAAAGCTAAACCTGATGATGAAAATGCATCCTACTCATCCTTGGTAGGATCTGCtggattttga